In the Purpureocillium takamizusanense chromosome 5, complete sequence genome, one interval contains:
- a CDS encoding Type I Modular PKS (EggNog:ENOG503NXPF~antiSMASH:Cluster_5.2~COG:I~SMCOG1002:AMP-dependent synthetase and ligase), which produces MMQATPASWQMLLDSGWRGTSSLKKILCGGEAMTEQLGTRLLACGGAVWNLYGPTEATVWASVWRVRPAEHVIIGKPLANYRLYVLDESLAPVPPGVSGDLYIGGAGLARGYHNKPELTRASFLDSGREDLRGRIYHTGDIACFSANGELRVLGRADNQVKVRGYRIELGDIEAAITSHPGVSGAVVVARKDQLFAYCIRCVGHNYETPSHQDKALGTAVTMDAMLRPWLAKYLPSYMMPAFFVELEAFPLTPNNKIDRKALPSPFAEQSLDASRESSFECGTGSVGELERRIVAIWARALDHGSISTKDNFFQVGGNSLRLIQVQAELEKLLSRPISTAKLLEHYTAEALAAYLVGGDMNSPVQIPSTGYGPAAATGEVDAIAIVSLACRLPGGVTTPEEFWKLLDAGGDAITDVPEDRWNATELYDPDPDVHGKTYCSQGGYLSSIDSFDISFFGISPREAQEMDPVQLLVLEMCWEGLERAGYPLEKLRGSRTGVYIGVSNMPAHQNYTRPLEDLNGYTATGSSGATLSGRVSYALGLEGPSMTVDTACSSSLVTTDLACAALRRGECDMAVSCGVTLMLTPGLHVEFSRLRGISRDGRCRAFSDDTNGTGWAEGSTAVVLRRLPDAQRDGDAIRAVVRGSAVNHGGRSASLTTPSGPAQQRLIRDALASSRLEPGDIDYIEAHGTGTKLGDPIEGEALAAVFGSHSGADRSPLWVGSAKSNIGHTQAAAGLVGVLKVVLALEHELIPRTLHISEPTRAVDWQGAGMALVQQERPWPRDERRLRRAGVSSFGIGGTNAHVVIEEAPVGVEALPSGASETELPPPLDSLPFLISGHTEEALRQQATKLWHFLGDDNIDQSRLGPLAYSLATTRTHFRHRLVLMAQSKAALRDQLAAAAVRQGVPSVHTRPLAMLFTGQGSQLPGMGRDLSQVYPVFRESLEVTAAHFTLERPLLDIMWADADNPDDVALLNRTDFAQAALFTLEVALLHLWRSWGVEPHVVLGHSLGEFVAAYAAGILDLSSACRLVEARGRLMQTLPRGGGMVSVEAHASEVAAMIDELGFNGMIDVASHNTPTQTVISGDIDITERMAAYVAGLGRKVKPLNVSHAFHSHHMDGMLAEFRAVVETIQFYPPRLAIVSSVTGQLAEPGELETPHYWVEQARRAVRFSDAIAAILDMDIGIFVELGPQPVLSGLGAACLISASKHRPCTWLPSLHGRKSGTLTIQGSVVALHALHVPVDWAAYFKPFGYVRVELPTYAFQRERVLSLSRSLPQGGQSDVNVGGNMNLKSESSMSLPLSGNTDLRISLRYAAPMQHDTIVQSVVREVVADTLGISSTDEVDIDRTWQDNGIDSVMEPQMRTRLAAATDMTLPANVTTEHPNLRAFSEYLLHLMRRDSVDSESTETGSSYFDSPTQGSAIFSETELSRTGELEDSLTFDNAVQHPGVPKSVFLTGGTDFVGAFLLQSLLELGITAHCLVRAENTGEVMERLEATLEGYSLWRPQYKPLVRPVVGDMTQPKFGLSAEAFRHLADNVDAICHFNTLADYSRRPWDDCIGPDVVSTREVLRLASQGSSKSIHFISTSATPSKHLDLDTCPDERQQSHVTSKSMAEHMVAEARLRGANASIYRLPLIFASSDTGIYEPGIEDVLHCLIVGSLETGRYPSLDADLSAVMPVDYLCTSLASIMVQQPRLMGCDVDFENPQALRFDDFFSMMGAGAHEG; this is translated from the coding sequence TCCTTGCATGTGGTGGTGCCGTGTGGAACTTATACGGACCGACTGAAGCCACGGTGTGGGCAAGTGTTTGGAGGGTGCGACCAGCCGAACATGTCATCATTGGCAAACCTTTAGCCAACTACCGACTCTACGTTCTGGATGAGTCTCTGGCGCCTGTTCCGCCTGGAGTCTCTGGTGACCTCTATAtaggcggcgccggcctggctCGCGGCTATCACAACAAGCCAGAGCTCACACGAGCCAGCTTCCTCGACAGCGGGCGTGAAGACTTGAGGGGACGCATATACCACACCGGCGACATCGCCTGCTTCTCTGCCAACGGGGAGCTGAGAGTGCTAGGCCGCGCGGATAACCAGGTGAAGGTCCGAGGCTATAGGATAGAGCTAGGTGATATTGAGGCAGCCATCACAAGCCACCCGGGTGTCTCTGGGGCGGTGGTTGTCGCTCGCAAAGATCAGCTGTTTGCGTACTGCATCCGGTGTGTCGGCCACAACTATGAGACGCCTTCGCACCAAGACAAGGCACTGGGAACGGCAGTCACCATGGACGCCATGCTCCGCCCATGGTTGGCCAAATACCTCCCATCCTACATGATGCCCGCTTTCTTTGTGGAATTGGAGGCCTTTCCCTTGACGCCCAACAACAAAATCGACCGCAAGGCTCTCCCTAGCCCGTTTGCTGAGCAGAGCCTTGATGCCTCTCGAGAATCTTCCTTTGAGTGCGGCACGGGCTCTGTCGGGGAGCTTGAGCGACGCATCGTGGCCATCTGGGCCCGCGCTCTGGATCATGGTAGCATCAGTACCAAGGACAACTTTTTTCAGGTTGGTGGCAACTCTCTACGCCTCATCCAAGTCCAGGCCGAACTGGAAAAGCTTCTAAGCCGACCAATTTCGACAGCTAAACTGCTCGAGCACTACACCGCCGAAGCATTAGCGGCATATCTGGTTGGAGGCGACATGAACAGCCCAGTGCAGATCCCGTCCACAGGTTATGGACCCGCGGCTGCAACAGGTGAAGTCGATGCCATCGCCATAGTCTCTCTGGCGTGTAGGCTTCCTGGAGGTGTTACTACGCCTGAAGAATTCTGGAAGCTGCTTGATGCAGGTGGTGACGCGATTACGGACGTACCTGAGGATCGGTGGAATGCTACCGAGCTATACGATCCGGACCCAGATGTCCATGGGAAAACATATTGTAGCCAGGGGGGATATCTCAGCTCCATCGACTCCTTCGACATTTCATTCTTTGGCATCTCTCCCCGGGAAGCGCAAGAAATGGATCCCgtgcagctgctggtgctggagaTGTGCTGGGAAGGGCTCGAACGAGCCGGCTATCCgctcgagaagctgcgcggAAGCCGCACAGGCGTGTACATTGGCGTCAGCAACATGCCAGCCCACCAAAACTATACCCGGCCCTTGGAAGACCTCAACGGATATACCGCCACGGGCAGCTCCGGCGCAACGCTCTCGGGCCGCGTGTCCTATGCGTTGGGCCTGGAGGGGCCTTCCATGACGGTAGATACGGCGTGCTCGTCTTCGCTAGTAACGACAGACCTTGCCTGTGCAGCGTTGCGCCGCGGTGAATGCGATATGGCGGTTTCGTGCGGAGTTACGCTGATGCTTACCCCTGGGCTTCATGTGGAGTTTTCTCGGTTGCGAGGCATATCGCGGGACGGGCGGTGCCGAGCCTTTTCGGACGATACAAATGGAACTGGCTGGGCCGAGGGGTCGACAGCTGTGGTGCTTCGGAGGCTCCCAGAcgcccagcgcgacggcgacgcgatccgcgccgtcgtgcgAGGCAGTGCCGTTAACCATGGGGGACGGAGTGCGAGTTTGACGACACCCAGCGGCCCGGCTCAACAGCGACTTATCCGTGATGCTCTTGCCTCTTCGCGCCTCGAGCCAGGTGACATTGACTATATCGAGGCACATGGCACCGGAACCAAGTTGGGGGATCCGATCGAAGGGGAGGCGTTGGCCGCCGTCTTTGGGAGCCATTCAGGGGCTGATAGGAGTCCGCTATGGGTCGGCTCGGCCAAGTCCAACATTGGCCATACCCAAGCAGCCGCAGGCCTGGTGGGCGTCCTGAAGGTTGTTTTGGCGCTGGAGCATGAGCTGATTCCCCGTACGTTACACATTAGCGAGCCCACGAGAGCGGTGGACTGGCAGGGCGCAGGCATGGCGCTGGTGCAACAAGAGAGACCCTGGCCGCGTGATGAgcgtcgtctgcgccgcgCTGGTGTCAGCTCGTTTGGAATAGGGGGTACCAACGCACATGTGGTCATCGAAGAGGCTCCAGTGGGAGTGGAAGCCTTGCCATCAGGTGCCAGCGAGACTGAactgccaccgccgctggACTCGCTTCCGTTTCTCATCTCGGGCCACACAGAAGAAGCCCTGCGTCAACAGGCTACTAAACTGTGGCACTTTCTAGGCGACGACAACATTGATCAAAGTCGCCTTGGTCCTTTAGCCTACTCACTGGCCACTACCCGGACACATTTTCGGCATCGGCTGGTTCTCATGGCACAGAGTAAGGCTGCTTTACGGGACCAATTAGCCGCGGCCGCAGTGCGTCAGGGTGTCCCATCTGTACATACACGCCCCCTGGCCATGCTCTTCACTGGTCAGGGCAGCCAGCTACCGGGCATGGGTCGAGATCTGAGCCAAGTGTATCCGGTCTTTAGAGAGTCGCTGGAGGTGACGGCCGCTCACTTCACTCTGGAGCGACCACTGCTCGACATCATGTGGGCAGACGCCGATAATCCAGACGACGTTGCATTGCTCAACCGCACCGACTTTGCCCAAGCTGCTCTTTTTACTCTTGAGGTTGCCCTCCTTCACTTATGGCGGAGTTGGGGCGTGGAGCCTCATGTCGTCCTGGGGCATAGCCTCGGCGAGTTCGTCGCTGCGTACGCTGCTGGGATACTGGATCTTTCTAGTGCTTGCCGGCTCGTTGAGGCGCGTGGTCGTTTGATGCAGACCTTgccccgaggcggcggcatggtcTCCGTAGAAGCCCATGCTAGCGAGGTAGCTGCCATGATCGACGAGTTGGGCTTCAACGGCATGATCGATGTAGCCAGTCATAATACGCCGACGCAAACCGTCATATCGGGGGACATTGACATCACGGAGAGGATGGCTGCGTATGTCGCCGGACTAGGCCGCAAAGTTAAGCCTCTCAATGTCTCTCATGCTTTCCATTCGCACCACATGGATGGCATGCTCGCTGAGTTTCGAGCCGTTGTCGAAACGATCCAGTTCTACCCACCCAGActcgccatcgtcagcaGCGTCACCGGCCAGCTAGCCGAGCCAGGCGAGCTCGAAACGCCTCACTACTGGGTGGAACAGGCCCGAAGGGCTGTCCGCTTTAGtgatgccatcgccgccattcTCGACATGGACATTGGCATATTCGTTGAGCTGGGGCCCCAGCCTGTACTatctggcctcggcgcggcaTGTCTAATAAGTGCCAGCAAGCACAGGCCTTGTACCTGGCTGCCATCTCTCCATGGTCGCAAAAGCGGCACCTTGACCATTCAAGGTAGTGTCGTGGCCCTGCACGCTTTGCATGTCCCAGTGGACTGGGCCGCCTACTTCAAGCCTTTTGGCTACGTGAGAGTCGAGCTGCCGACGTATGCTTTTCAGCGCGAGCGCGTTTTGTCACTCTCCAGGTCTCTACCACAGGGGGGTCAGTCTGATGTAAATGTTGGTGGAAACATGAACCTGAAGAGCGAGAGCAGTATGTCGCTTCCACTGAGCGGAAACACCGACCTTCGCATCTCACTGCGGTATGCTGCTCCCATGCAGCACGACACAATCGTCCAGTCTGTCGTCAGGGAAGTGGTGGCCGACACACTAGGCATTTCGTCCACCGACGAGGTTGACATTGACAGAACCTGGCAGGACAACGGCATCGACTCGGTGATGGAGCCTCAGATGCGCACCAGATTGGCGGCTGCGACGGACATGACCTTACCAGCCAACGTCACGACTGAGCATCCCAACCTCAGGGCCTTTTCCGAGTACCTTTTACATTTAATGCGGAGAGACTCAGTCGATTCCGAGTCTACCGAAACGGGATCCAGTTACTTCGACTCGCCCACACAAGGCTCTGCCATCTTTTCAGAGACGGAACTCTCGCGAACAGGGGAGCTTGAAGACAGCTTGACGTTTGATAACGCTGTCCAGCATCCAGGGGTGCCAAAGTCGGTGTTCCTCACGGGCGGTACAGACTTTGTGGGCGCCTTTCTGCTGCAGAGTCTTCTCGAACTGGGTATTACGGCTCACTGTCTTGTGCGGGCTGAAAACACAGGCGAGGTCATGGAGCGATTAGAGGCCACCCTCGAAGGTTACAGCTTGTGGAGGCCACAATACAAGCCCCTCGTCAGGCCTGTGGTCGGGGACATGACGCAGCCGAAATTCGGCTTGAGTGCGGAGGCTTTCAGACACTTGGCAGACAATGTCGACGCCATCTGCCACTTTAACACTTTAGCAGACTATTCTCGACGACCTTGGGACGACTGCATCGGTCCCGATGTGGTGAGCACCCGTGAGGTTCTGCGCCTGGCATCGCAAGGAAGTAGTAAATCTATCCATTTCATCTCGACCTCCGCCACCCCGTCGAAGCATTTAGACCTGGACACATGCCCTGATGAGAGACAACAGAGTCATGTCACCTCCAAGTCGATGGCAGAGCACATGGTGGCAGAGGCGCGActgcgcggcgccaacgCTTCCATATACCGACTGCCCTTGATCTTTGCATCTTCAGATACTGGCATCTACGAGCCTGGCATCGAAGACGTCCTGCACTGTCTCATTGTTGGGAGCTTGGAGACGGGCAGGTACCCGAGCCTGGATGCCGACCTCTCTGCCGTGATGCCCGTTGACTACCTCTGCACAAGCCTCGCGTCCATCATGGTTCAGCAGCCCCGGCTCATGGGCTGTGACGTGGACTTTGAGAATCCACAGGCATTACGGTTTGACGACTTCTTCTCCATGATGGGGGCCGGCGCACACGAGGGCTGA
- a CDS encoding uncharacterized protein (COG:S~EggNog:ENOG503P81X~antiSMASH:Cluster_5.2) translates to MLATLKYTDLRSEPIPGDDRIWGNDLYPPPVIDETYVGKYLARMGTERTLASNDVESKQLDLLSASPPTWLNHPSHIIPGKYPKALSPPRRILAPSLNFYPPDSPPNLFPSALSFFTSIPWCSRLIHDGSPTCGRIPGHGQAITFIPQCFNPASSRHEQFIGDTLSHGYSRAGAAATTEETASSLLDRKQPPLRHMLSLFRPSDDSHLHDPARPILRVATLFAFGAGTSGYEGILHGGLIATLLDESLAIVNELNSALGKIGSVFTTVSVTASLNIRFLAPVPVTEEAVCVTTWIDDVQSRNTIMKGEMTGSNGDKFATVESVWVAVGAGN, encoded by the coding sequence ATGCTTGCAACTCTCAAATATACGGACTTGAGGAGTGAGCCCATCCCGGGCGACGACCGCATCTGGGGTAATGACCTGTATCCGCCTCCCGTGATTGACGAGACCTACGTCGGCAAATATTTGGCTCGCATGGGCACGGAGCGAACGCTGGCATCCAACGACGTCGAGAGCAAGCAACTTGACTTGTTAAGCGCTTCACCACCAACATGGCTTAACCATCCCTCACACATTATACCTGGAAAATACCCCAAAGCGctctcccctcctcgccgcatCTTAGCCCCTTCCCTCAACTTTTACCCCCCGGATTCCCCACCAAACCTCTTTCCATCCGCCCTGAGCTTCTTCACAAGTATTCCGTGGTGCTCCCGTCTGATTCATGATGGTTCGCCCACGTGCGGCCGAATTCCTGGACATGGCCAGGCCATCACCTTCATCCCTCAGTGCTTCAACCCAGCTAGCTCGCGGCACGAGCAATTCATTGGAGATACACTATCCCACGGGTACAGCagagctggcgccgccgccaccacagAAGAGACGGCAAGCAGCCTCCTCGACAGAAAACAACCCCCTCTACGACACATGCTTTCGCTTTTCCGGCCCAGCGACGACTCACATCTCCACGATCCAGCGAGGCCCATCCTGCGCGTTGCTACGTTGTTTGCCTTTGGCGCGGGCACTTCTGGCTATGAAGGCATTCTTCACGGCGGGCTGATTGCaacgctgctcgacgagagCCTCGCCATTGTCAACGAACTCAACTCGGCCCTTGGCAAGATAGGCTCCGTGTTTACGACTGTCAGCGTTACGGCGTCCCTGAATATCAGATTTCTAGCGCCCGTGCCGGTGACCGAAGAAGCCGTGTGCGTGACAACCTGGATAGACGACGTTCAAAGCCGCAACACCATCATGAAGGGGGAGATGACTGGTTCCAATGGGGACAAGTTTGCCACAGTGGAGAGCGTCTGGGTTGCCGTTGGTGCTGGCAATTAG